Proteins found in one Hyalangium minutum genomic segment:
- the hslV gene encoding ATP-dependent protease subunit HslV: protein MFHGTTILCVRREGKVVIAGDGQVSLDKTIMKNTAKKVRRIGEGQVLAGFAGSTADAFTLFERFEAKLKEHQKNLARACVELGKDWRTDRFLRRLEALLVVADREKTFILSGAGDVIEPDHGIAAVGSGGHYALSAARALMSHTNLSAREVATHAMAIAADICVYTNSHVTFEEL from the coding sequence ATGTTCCACGGCACCACCATTCTCTGTGTGCGTCGCGAGGGGAAGGTCGTCATCGCGGGTGACGGCCAGGTCAGCCTCGACAAGACGATCATGAAGAACACCGCGAAGAAGGTCCGCCGCATCGGCGAGGGGCAGGTGCTCGCCGGGTTCGCCGGCAGCACCGCCGATGCCTTCACCCTCTTCGAGCGCTTCGAGGCCAAGCTCAAGGAGCACCAGAAGAACCTCGCCCGAGCCTGTGTCGAGCTCGGGAAGGACTGGCGCACCGACCGCTTCCTGCGCCGCCTGGAGGCCCTGCTCGTCGTCGCTGACCGGGAGAAGACGTTCATCCTCTCCGGCGCCGGAGACGTCATCGAGCCGGACCACGGCATCGCCGCCGTGGGCAGCGGAGGCCACTATGCCCTGTCCGCCGCTCGCGCCCTCATGAGTCACACGAACCTGTCCGCCCGGGAGGTCGCCACTCACGCCATGGCGATCGCCGCGGACATCTGCGTCTACACCAACTCGCACGTCACCTTCGAAGAGCTCTAG
- the hslU gene encoding ATP-dependent protease ATPase subunit HslU, translated as MAESRKMLAFTPREVVSELDRYIVGQNAAKRAVAIALRNRWRRQRVSEELREEIHPKNIIMIGPTGVGKTEIARRLAKLAQAPFVKVEASKFTEVGYVGRDVESMIRDLVEAAIALVREEETEKVKPRALELAEDRLVELLHGNAPKPSSSPPFGFQPPAPPPPSRLGESEREKLRAQLRTGTLDDQYVELETSDSNPMFLRNFTGHGMEEVGVNLQDLFKNMPGMNRTKRRKVRVPEALLLLQQEEAGKLVDNDRVTRDALVRAESSGIIFIDEIDKIASREGGKGQGPDVSREGVQRDILPIVEGSTVNTKYGQVKTDHMLFIAAGAFHVSKPSDLIPELQGRFPIRVELEPLSGQDLVRILREPKNSLIRQYTALMSTEGVELDFTEDSVAEIARIAQVANERTQNIGARRLHTVLERLLDEVSFSASEMGPKRLSIDAAYVRERLGSIIQDEDLSRYIL; from the coding sequence GTGGCCGAATCCCGCAAGATGCTCGCCTTCACGCCCCGCGAGGTGGTGAGCGAGCTGGACCGCTACATCGTTGGGCAGAACGCCGCCAAGCGCGCCGTGGCCATCGCCCTGCGCAACCGCTGGCGCCGTCAGCGCGTCTCCGAGGAGCTGCGCGAGGAGATCCACCCGAAGAACATCATCATGATCGGGCCCACTGGCGTGGGGAAGACGGAGATCGCCCGGCGGCTGGCGAAGCTGGCCCAGGCTCCCTTCGTCAAGGTGGAGGCCTCCAAGTTCACCGAAGTGGGGTACGTGGGCCGCGACGTCGAGTCCATGATTCGCGATTTGGTGGAGGCCGCCATCGCCCTGGTGCGCGAGGAGGAGACGGAGAAGGTGAAGCCCCGCGCCTTGGAGCTGGCCGAGGACCGGCTCGTGGAGCTGCTCCACGGCAATGCGCCCAAGCCGTCTTCCTCGCCGCCGTTCGGCTTCCAGCCTCCCGCGCCCCCGCCGCCCTCGCGCCTGGGGGAATCCGAGCGCGAGAAGCTCCGCGCCCAGCTGCGCACCGGCACGCTCGATGACCAGTACGTGGAGCTCGAGACGTCCGACAGCAACCCCATGTTCCTGCGCAACTTCACCGGGCACGGCATGGAGGAGGTGGGCGTCAACCTGCAGGATCTCTTCAAGAACATGCCGGGGATGAACCGCACCAAGCGCCGCAAGGTGCGCGTGCCCGAGGCGCTCCTGCTGCTCCAGCAGGAGGAGGCGGGCAAGCTGGTGGACAACGACCGGGTGACGCGCGACGCGCTGGTCCGCGCCGAGTCCAGCGGCATCATCTTCATCGACGAGATCGACAAGATCGCCAGCCGCGAGGGCGGCAAGGGCCAAGGCCCGGACGTCTCCCGCGAGGGCGTTCAGCGCGACATCCTCCCCATCGTCGAGGGCTCCACCGTCAACACCAAGTACGGCCAGGTGAAGACGGACCACATGCTCTTCATCGCCGCGGGCGCCTTCCACGTCTCCAAGCCGAGCGATCTCATCCCCGAGCTCCAGGGCCGCTTCCCCATCCGCGTGGAGCTGGAGCCGCTGAGCGGGCAGGATCTGGTCCGCATCCTCCGCGAGCCGAAGAACTCGCTCATCCGCCAGTACACCGCGCTGATGTCCACCGAGGGCGTGGAGCTGGACTTCACCGAGGACTCGGTGGCGGAGATCGCCCGGATTGCCCAGGTGGCCAACGAGCGCACGCAGAACATTGGCGCGCGGCGGCTCCACACCGTCCTGGAGCGCTTGCTGGACGAGGTGTCTTTCTCAGCCAGTGAGATGGGCCCCAAGCGCCTGTCCATCGATGCCGCCTATGTGCGCGAGCGTCTGGGCTCCATCATCCAGGACGAGGATCTCTCCCGGTATATCCTGTAG
- a CDS encoding PilZ domain-containing protein: protein MTVSQQDRRKHPRYLLHLPVKLHRGEQELNAQVINASAGGCLLQMAEALAPGEVLEASLPQLKLPRTRLIVVRCSSTPTGYMVAMYFEATLADDAAIRHLSGDQLAFDKPPVVH, encoded by the coding sequence ATGACGGTGTCTCAACAGGACCGGCGCAAACACCCACGCTACCTCCTGCATCTGCCCGTCAAGCTCCACCGCGGAGAGCAGGAGCTGAACGCCCAGGTGATCAACGCCTCGGCGGGAGGCTGTCTGCTCCAGATGGCGGAGGCGCTCGCCCCAGGCGAGGTGCTCGAGGCCAGCCTCCCCCAGCTGAAGCTGCCGAGGACGCGGCTGATCGTGGTGCGGTGCTCGTCCACCCCCACCGGCTACATGGTGGCCATGTACTTCGAGGCGACGCTGGCCGACGACGCCGCCATCCGTCATCTCTCGGGTGATCAGCTGGCCTTCGACAAGCCTCCGGTGGTGCACTAG
- a CDS encoding PilZ domain-containing protein: MSQHERRRHQRYPLRLAIKVHCRGEQMDADIINASASGCLLQMSIPLDPGEALDVSIPQLNMPKARLIVVRSESTTLGYTVATRFDVGLADEPTLSRLASETPGKPPEGSGSAPPVTH; this comes from the coding sequence GTGTCCCAGCACGAGCGGCGCCGGCACCAACGCTACCCGTTGCGGCTGGCCATCAAGGTTCATTGCCGTGGCGAGCAGATGGACGCAGACATCATCAACGCCTCGGCCAGCGGATGCCTGCTGCAGATGTCCATACCGCTCGATCCGGGCGAGGCGCTCGACGTGAGCATCCCCCAGCTGAACATGCCCAAGGCCCGGCTGATCGTCGTGCGCTCCGAGTCCACCACCCTGGGCTACACCGTGGCCACGCGCTTCGATGTGGGCCTGGCCGATGAGCCCACCCTCAGCCGGCTCGCCTCGGAGACGCCGGGAAAGCCGCCCGAGGGCTCCGGCTCCGCGCCTCCCGTGACGCACTGA
- a CDS encoding serine/threonine protein kinase — MGTRLRAWDQNPASLRVGTRIGPWRVVAWRGQGTYGTVYRVVREGDVQALPFALKMALHARDRRFEREVELLSRIQHPNVPRLCGHGEWECALGVFPYVVMEWVEGVALYDWSSQRNITSRQALELMAQLAGALAAMQEAGGVHRDVKGDNVLVRLADGRPFLMDFGSGAVEGAEVLTREILPPGTEAYRSPEAWAYHRFNVFQLRAHYEARASDDLFALGVTAYRLVTDEYPPPTQPEEEGAEVWRWDGKGPRPPSALNPQVCDALDALILQLLAVSPSKRFNGDPRKAAEAAERAAREAGPKADEPLFAWEAQPAAERRSGEGPVGQRLGHRLRMRDVEVVRRAKERDAGAKAERERQQEQDQRRALAPTEKPGGRFPVQRLFGAVTALALLLFIALDWHPGATRQQELAALTQIQPGQQPEGVDGGPSGLGDGFASVAPKEEIPPYGPGGFSADVPKTPLAGQRRAPCKSGQIEILGGCWYEAPARVRPPCSEGTYEWEGLCYMPIFISGQRGPTSEDP; from the coding sequence ATGGGGACGAGGCTGCGAGCGTGGGATCAGAACCCGGCTTCGTTGAGGGTGGGCACTCGGATAGGACCGTGGCGGGTGGTGGCGTGGAGGGGACAGGGCACCTACGGCACTGTGTACCGCGTGGTGCGCGAGGGGGACGTGCAGGCCCTTCCGTTCGCCTTGAAGATGGCGCTGCACGCTCGGGACCGGCGGTTCGAGCGAGAGGTGGAATTGCTCTCGCGAATACAGCACCCGAACGTGCCGCGCCTGTGCGGCCATGGCGAGTGGGAGTGTGCGCTGGGGGTATTTCCGTACGTGGTGATGGAGTGGGTGGAGGGCGTGGCGCTGTACGACTGGTCCAGCCAGCGCAACATCACCTCTCGTCAGGCGCTGGAGTTGATGGCTCAGCTGGCGGGGGCGCTGGCGGCGATGCAGGAGGCGGGTGGGGTGCACCGGGACGTGAAGGGAGACAACGTGCTGGTGCGGCTGGCGGATGGGCGGCCGTTCCTCATGGACTTCGGCTCGGGGGCCGTGGAGGGGGCCGAGGTGCTGACGCGGGAGATCCTGCCACCGGGCACGGAGGCGTACCGGAGCCCAGAGGCGTGGGCCTACCATCGGTTCAACGTCTTCCAGCTTCGGGCACACTACGAGGCCCGCGCCAGTGATGACCTGTTCGCGCTGGGAGTGACGGCCTACCGGCTGGTGACGGATGAGTATCCGCCTCCGACGCAGCCGGAGGAGGAGGGAGCCGAGGTCTGGCGGTGGGACGGGAAGGGGCCGCGTCCTCCGAGCGCGCTCAATCCACAGGTGTGCGATGCGTTGGACGCGCTCATCTTGCAGCTGTTGGCAGTGAGCCCCTCCAAGCGCTTCAATGGGGACCCGCGCAAGGCCGCCGAGGCTGCGGAGCGGGCGGCGCGAGAGGCCGGGCCGAAAGCGGACGAGCCGCTGTTTGCGTGGGAGGCGCAGCCTGCCGCTGAACGAAGATCAGGGGAGGGCCCAGTCGGCCAGCGTCTGGGGCATCGCCTGCGGATGCGGGACGTGGAGGTGGTGCGGCGCGCGAAGGAGCGCGATGCGGGTGCCAAGGCAGAGCGGGAGCGGCAGCAGGAGCAGGATCAAAGGAGGGCGCTAGCGCCCACGGAGAAGCCGGGGGGCCGTTTCCCAGTTCAGAGACTCTTCGGCGCAGTGACAGCGCTGGCCCTGCTGTTGTTCATAGCGCTGGATTGGCACCCGGGGGCGACTCGACAGCAGGAACTCGCAGCCCTGACACAGATTCAACCGGGCCAGCAACCTGAAGGAGTGGATGGGGGACCCTCAGGATTGGGTGACGGCTTTGCCTCCGTGGCCCCCAAGGAAGAGATACCGCCGTATGGGCCCGGAGGATTTTCTGCCGACGTGCCCAAAACTCCTTTGGCTGGGCAGCGTCGTGCCCCGTGCAAGTCAGGGCAAATCGAGATTCTTGGCGGGTGTTGGTACGAGGCCCCCGCTCGCGTGAGACCTCCTTGCTCCGAAGGGACTTATGAATGGGAAGGGCTCTGCTACATGCCCATCTTCATCAGCGGTCAACGCGGGCCTACTTCAGAAGACCCATAG
- a CDS encoding FAD-dependent oxidoreductase, with protein MSTAPISSLEDPMESMAFEAPDLRSSYDVVVVGGGVAGLSAALTLVRAGVSVCVLERTDYSPWRPGETLSPVAFAELRQLLAPEPLETDGFLESHGLEATWGSEQPQHHSFLTNPYGSGWHVERRHLDGLLASHARSLQVPLWRSTCVTHLEREGHGWRVKVRTPRGPAELRCEALVDATGRSAQVARQSGMRRRNWDALCSVSGVIDRPAGFQQQHLVVEATPQGWWYAAPLPEGRLILTLLSDVDVLQRYGALQPAGWSALFSTTRYLRERVGELEAVSRLQVRRCETSRLEHAAGAGWVAVGDAAAMWDPLSSSGILKGLRTGRTAARALCSALGGSSGALEDYARREAEEFTRYLSARHAHYTLEQRWAGEDFWQRRLTAPAG; from the coding sequence ATGAGCACCGCTCCCATCTCCAGCCTGGAGGACCCGATGGAGTCCATGGCCTTTGAAGCACCAGATTTGCGATCCTCCTATGACGTCGTGGTGGTGGGAGGCGGCGTGGCCGGCCTGAGCGCCGCGCTCACCCTGGTGAGGGCGGGCGTCTCCGTCTGCGTCCTGGAGCGCACGGACTACTCTCCCTGGCGTCCCGGGGAGACGCTCTCCCCGGTGGCCTTCGCCGAGCTGCGGCAGTTGCTGGCACCCGAGCCGTTGGAGACCGACGGCTTCCTGGAGTCGCATGGCCTGGAAGCCACCTGGGGCTCGGAGCAGCCCCAGCACCACTCGTTCCTCACCAATCCCTACGGGAGCGGCTGGCACGTGGAGCGCCGGCACCTGGACGGGCTGCTGGCCAGCCATGCCCGGTCGCTCCAGGTGCCGCTGTGGCGGAGCACCTGCGTCACCCACCTGGAGCGCGAGGGACACGGGTGGAGGGTGAAGGTCCGCACGCCCCGGGGCCCAGCGGAGCTGCGCTGCGAGGCCCTGGTGGATGCGACCGGGCGCTCGGCCCAGGTGGCGCGGCAGAGCGGCATGCGGCGGCGCAACTGGGACGCGCTGTGCAGCGTGTCCGGGGTCATCGACAGGCCGGCCGGGTTCCAGCAGCAACACCTGGTGGTGGAGGCCACGCCCCAGGGCTGGTGGTACGCCGCGCCGCTGCCCGAGGGCCGTCTCATCCTCACGCTGCTGAGCGATGTGGATGTGCTCCAGCGCTACGGTGCCTTGCAGCCGGCGGGGTGGAGCGCGCTCTTCTCCACGACCCGGTACCTGCGCGAGCGGGTAGGGGAGCTCGAGGCGGTGTCACGGCTGCAGGTGCGCCGCTGCGAGACGAGCCGCCTGGAGCACGCGGCGGGGGCAGGCTGGGTGGCGGTGGGGGACGCCGCGGCGATGTGGGATCCGCTCTCGTCGAGCGGGATCCTCAAGGGGCTGCGCACCGGGCGCACGGCGGCGCGGGCCCTATGTTCTGCGCTGGGAGGAAGCAGCGGAGCGCTGGAGGACTACGCGCGGCGGGAGGCAGAGGAATTCACCCGCTACCTGTCCGCGCGTCATGCCCACTACACCCTGGAGCAACGCTGGGCCGGCGAGGACTTCTGGCAGCGCCGGCTCACAGCGCCCGCGGGGTGA
- a CDS encoding phosphodiester glycosidase family protein, with protein MKPLLGAPLWVLSALVLAVGVGVLIRWRVRMGIRILGGLALVLPGLAGGLVGGYGFWFTHRSQPPPVREEWFEGVRYERRVFQQPRPVVAHLVWVDLQAPGVEFVVTPPQPSAEGEVFADKTTGFAARHGVQLAINANYFYPFHNTHPLNYEPHVGQPVHIVGMAASQGRVYGSPEKRMVTLYLSRENRVSFVHPLGEVWHAISGLGYVVRDGATVQEHFADDGFTRIPYARMLAGADATGRYLLLLTVEGKQPGYSEGLTLEEAADLLLEQGAHTGIQLDGGGSATLVRQEADGRVQLVNTPTHFRIAGWERVVATHLGVYARRLPRVEPRKE; from the coding sequence ATGAAGCCTCTGCTGGGTGCTCCCCTGTGGGTCCTCTCCGCGCTCGTGCTGGCCGTGGGCGTGGGTGTGCTGATTCGGTGGCGGGTGCGCATGGGGATCCGGATCCTGGGAGGGCTTGCGCTCGTGCTGCCGGGGCTCGCAGGGGGGCTCGTGGGGGGCTACGGGTTCTGGTTCACCCACCGGAGCCAGCCTCCGCCGGTCCGCGAGGAGTGGTTCGAGGGCGTGCGCTACGAGCGGAGGGTGTTCCAACAGCCTCGGCCCGTGGTGGCGCACCTCGTCTGGGTGGATCTGCAGGCCCCTGGCGTCGAGTTCGTAGTGACACCCCCTCAGCCCTCCGCGGAGGGGGAGGTATTCGCGGACAAGACGACCGGCTTCGCGGCGCGGCACGGCGTGCAGCTCGCGATCAACGCGAACTACTTCTATCCGTTTCACAACACCCACCCCCTGAACTACGAGCCCCACGTGGGGCAGCCGGTGCACATCGTTGGCATGGCGGCCTCTCAGGGGCGCGTCTATGGCAGCCCGGAGAAGCGCATGGTCACCCTGTACCTGTCCCGGGAGAACCGCGTCAGCTTCGTGCACCCGCTGGGCGAGGTGTGGCACGCCATCTCGGGGCTGGGCTACGTCGTACGGGACGGCGCGACGGTCCAGGAGCACTTCGCGGACGATGGCTTCACCCGGATTCCGTACGCGCGCATGCTCGCGGGCGCAGATGCCACAGGCCGCTACCTGTTGCTGCTCACGGTGGAGGGCAAGCAGCCCGGATACAGCGAGGGCCTCACGCTGGAGGAGGCCGCGGACCTTCTGTTGGAGCAGGGGGCTCACACCGGCATCCAGCTCGACGGCGGCGGCTCGGCCACCCTCGTGCGGCAGGAGGCGGACGGGCGCGTCCAGCTCGTCAACACGCCGACCCACTTCCGCATCGCCGGCTGGGAGCGCGTGGTGGCCACCCACCTGGGCGTCTATGCGCGGCGCTTACCGAGAGTAGAACCTCGGAAAGAGTGA
- a CDS encoding serine hydrolase domain-containing protein gives MGLQQQFMPRFGKWVLAAIAVLVAVPAHAAHAAQAQPQATLPGTPAGRQAAALLQVFNEGNGPKMRAFIQDHYAKAALAQHPAQHHLGTFGELWDNTNGLTLQKVESSSERTIVLMAQDKLAGESVRLQVDVEAKKPHGILGVKVLPLGPPSSNSGPPLTDEEVSQAVQAYVEKLAAADAFSGTVLIARGDKPIYRGAFGLASRAFQVPNRLDTKFNLGSMNKMFTAVAIAQLVEAGKLSFEDTVGKILPDYPNKAVAEKVTVHQLLTHTSGLGSFFNDKYFEADKSRFREIKDFLPLFVDEPPAFEPGTRWSYSNSGFLLLGAIIEKASGQNYFDYVREHIYKPAGMTNSDSYEIDRDPPNLAVGYTSQGPGNQQSPRRDWNNLFLHVVKGGPAGGGFSTVEDLWRFSLALQGHKLLAAKYTELVTTGKVQPHPESKEEKYAYGFFDEQVPGAHIIGHGGGFPGINSQLDIYLGKGYTVAVMSNYDPPTAGRVARRIRTLLLR, from the coding sequence ATGGGACTTCAGCAGCAGTTCATGCCGCGCTTTGGGAAGTGGGTGCTCGCCGCCATCGCCGTGCTCGTGGCGGTCCCGGCGCACGCGGCGCACGCTGCTCAGGCGCAGCCACAAGCCACGCTGCCGGGCACGCCCGCGGGCCGGCAGGCCGCAGCGCTGCTCCAGGTGTTCAACGAGGGCAATGGGCCCAAGATGCGCGCCTTCATCCAGGACCACTACGCGAAGGCGGCCCTGGCCCAGCACCCCGCCCAACACCACCTCGGCACTTTCGGGGAGCTCTGGGATAACACGAACGGGCTGACCCTCCAGAAGGTGGAATCGTCGAGCGAGCGCACGATCGTCCTGATGGCGCAGGACAAGCTGGCCGGCGAATCCGTGCGGCTGCAAGTCGACGTCGAGGCGAAGAAGCCGCATGGCATTCTGGGAGTGAAGGTCCTGCCACTCGGGCCGCCCTCGAGTAACAGCGGCCCGCCGCTGACCGACGAGGAGGTGTCCCAGGCGGTCCAGGCCTACGTCGAGAAGCTGGCCGCGGCCGACGCTTTCTCAGGGACGGTGCTGATCGCGCGCGGGGACAAGCCCATCTATCGGGGCGCGTTCGGCCTGGCGAGCCGTGCCTTTCAGGTGCCCAATCGGCTGGACACGAAGTTCAACCTCGGCTCGATGAACAAGATGTTCACCGCGGTCGCGATCGCGCAGCTCGTCGAGGCCGGGAAGCTCTCGTTCGAGGACACGGTGGGGAAGATCCTGCCGGATTACCCGAACAAGGCCGTCGCCGAGAAGGTGACCGTCCATCAACTCCTCACTCACACCTCGGGCCTCGGCAGCTTCTTCAATGACAAGTACTTCGAGGCGGACAAGAGCCGCTTCCGCGAGATCAAGGACTTCCTCCCGCTGTTCGTGGACGAGCCGCCCGCATTCGAGCCAGGGACGCGCTGGAGCTACAGCAACTCCGGCTTCCTCCTGCTCGGGGCGATCATCGAGAAGGCCTCCGGGCAGAACTACTTCGATTATGTGCGCGAGCACATCTACAAGCCCGCCGGCATGACGAACTCGGACTCATACGAGATCGATCGCGATCCGCCGAACCTCGCCGTCGGCTACACGTCGCAGGGCCCGGGCAATCAGCAGAGCCCCCGGAGAGACTGGAACAACCTCTTCCTTCACGTGGTCAAGGGTGGGCCGGCGGGCGGCGGGTTCTCGACCGTCGAGGACCTGTGGCGGTTCTCCCTGGCGCTCCAGGGGCACAAGCTGCTCGCCGCCAAGTACACGGAGCTCGTGACCACGGGCAAGGTGCAGCCCCATCCCGAGAGCAAGGAGGAGAAGTACGCCTACGGCTTCTTCGATGAGCAGGTCCCGGGAGCCCACATCATTGGCCACGGCGGCGGATTCCCAGGCATCAACAGCCAGCTCGATATCTATCTGGGCAAGGGCTACACCGTCGCGGTGATGTCCAACTACGATCCCCCGACGGCGGGACGCGTCGCCCGGAGGATCCGCACGCTGCTCCTTCGGTGA
- a CDS encoding tryptophan dimethylallyltransferase family protein codes for MKKVMKHLGEQQQGFAVSPFVTFLLDPSFAPQDRLRFLPCLAPLVMGSAELANSLTGEDSPEQNGQTPESPHWAPFLKDLQLLDLHSVEDFNAMLQLLWGENCGPVREVLYDFISLARSTTPLRRQIMLAALQSVGQVSLIAMEQVARELEASTRKHLGTMDSLRTQVQLGEWSATVFELTLTDEEEEQAIRDINQVFSLMDELTDYLLEHVQEWFAGQEKPSRQAIMAEQIAKMNFRDFGNTRIASLCKSAGFTSVDTQKVQQFFTFMTDSWNSRLVGEASPWKSDISDDHTPFELSIALEGSRPEIRFLIEAQNHPTTLQTSWDDGLALNERLNKEFGLSLEHFNRVKDLFEPHNPQARFSLWHAFCLKPDRGAEVKVYLNPQARGPEHANAIVEEALSRLGFAHAWRFLSQVVMKRGAQDQVLYFSLDMGGQAVSRVKIYVAHRDAAPEDIEAAMSQAREYSAGEARAFCEAIQGDDNKFSAPRSTLTCWAFTSDDDDKPYSATLHCPIRCYADNDRDALRRVRAVLDPKSHAVLDRCVWALANRPLEAGVGLIQWASMRREGGRVRTTFYLATEAYGTVAPRKSTSHRVHVPDLMNAEVFQLSA; via the coding sequence ATGAAGAAGGTCATGAAGCACTTGGGGGAGCAGCAGCAGGGCTTCGCCGTTTCTCCGTTCGTGACCTTCCTGCTCGATCCGTCGTTCGCGCCGCAGGATCGGCTCCGGTTCCTGCCGTGCCTGGCGCCGCTGGTGATGGGCTCCGCCGAGCTGGCCAACAGCCTCACCGGTGAGGACAGCCCTGAGCAGAACGGCCAGACTCCCGAGAGCCCGCACTGGGCGCCGTTCTTGAAGGATCTGCAGCTGCTGGATCTGCACTCCGTCGAGGACTTCAACGCGATGCTGCAGTTGCTGTGGGGCGAGAACTGCGGCCCGGTGCGCGAAGTGCTCTACGACTTCATCTCGCTGGCGCGCTCGACCACCCCGCTGCGGCGGCAGATCATGCTGGCGGCGCTGCAGTCGGTGGGCCAGGTGAGCTTGATCGCGATGGAGCAGGTGGCGCGCGAGCTGGAGGCCAGCACCCGCAAGCACCTGGGCACCATGGACTCGCTGCGCACCCAGGTTCAGCTGGGCGAGTGGAGCGCCACCGTCTTCGAGCTGACGCTGACGGACGAGGAGGAAGAGCAGGCCATCCGCGACATCAACCAGGTGTTCTCGCTGATGGATGAGCTGACCGACTACCTGCTGGAGCACGTGCAGGAGTGGTTCGCCGGCCAGGAGAAGCCCTCGCGGCAGGCCATCATGGCCGAGCAGATCGCCAAGATGAACTTCCGGGACTTCGGCAACACGCGCATCGCCTCGCTGTGCAAGTCGGCCGGCTTCACCTCGGTGGATACGCAGAAGGTGCAGCAGTTCTTCACCTTCATGACGGACTCGTGGAACTCGCGCCTGGTGGGCGAGGCGTCGCCCTGGAAGTCCGACATCTCGGATGACCACACCCCCTTCGAGCTCTCCATCGCGCTGGAGGGCAGCCGCCCCGAGATCCGCTTCCTCATCGAGGCGCAGAACCACCCCACCACCCTGCAGACCAGCTGGGATGACGGGCTGGCGCTCAACGAGCGGCTCAACAAGGAGTTCGGCCTCTCGCTGGAGCACTTCAACCGGGTGAAGGACCTGTTCGAGCCGCACAATCCCCAGGCGCGCTTCTCCCTGTGGCATGCCTTCTGCCTCAAGCCGGACCGAGGCGCGGAGGTCAAGGTCTACCTCAACCCGCAGGCGCGCGGCCCCGAGCACGCCAACGCGATTGTGGAGGAGGCGCTGTCTCGGCTGGGCTTCGCCCATGCGTGGCGCTTCCTGTCCCAGGTGGTGATGAAGCGCGGAGCCCAAGACCAGGTGCTCTACTTCTCCCTGGACATGGGCGGGCAGGCGGTCTCCCGCGTGAAGATTTACGTGGCGCACCGGGATGCGGCCCCCGAGGACATCGAGGCGGCCATGTCCCAGGCCCGGGAGTACTCGGCCGGTGAGGCGCGGGCCTTCTGCGAGGCCATCCAGGGTGACGACAACAAGTTCTCTGCGCCGCGCTCGACACTGACGTGCTGGGCGTTCACCTCGGACGACGACGACAAGCCCTACAGCGCCACGCTGCACTGCCCCATCCGCTGCTATGCGGACAACGACCGGGATGCGCTGCGGCGCGTCCGCGCGGTGCTCGACCCCAAGAGCCACGCGGTGCTGGACCGGTGCGTGTGGGCGCTGGCCAACCGGCCGCTGGAGGCCGGCGTGGGGTTGATTCAGTGGGCCTCCATGCGTCGCGAAGGCGGCCGGGTGCGCACCACCTTCTACCTGGCCACCGAGGCCTACGGCACGGTGGCGCCTCGAAAGTCGACCTCACACCGCGTCCACGTGCCGGACCTGATGAACGCCGAGGTCTTCCAGCTCAGCGCCTGA